The nucleotide window TATATTCTAATACTGGTTTGTTATATTCTAAAATGGAAGAATACAGCCTTTCAGAGGTTTATTTAAAACAAGCATTAAGAATTAGAATTGAAGAGAATAACACATATGGAAAGTGCAAATCTTACTTACATTTAGGCACATTGTATCATAATTTAAATAAAAGTGATCTTTCTAAAACTAACTTACTTTTGGGTTTAAAGGAATGTGAGAAAGCAAAATCAACCATAGCTGAAGCTAGAATTTTATTTGAACTAAGTAGCTTATCTGCAGCTAATGAAAAATTTAAAGAAGCTTATCAGTATCAAAGTAATTATCTAATTTTAAACGACAGTTTAACCAACAGCGAAACAGCTCGTAAAATTACTGAGCTAGAGATGAAATTTAACTTTGATAAGGAAAAAGAAAAAGCAAAAATACAACAACAGAAAAAACAACATATGTTTTTGATTGTTGGTATTATTTTAGTCTTAGTAATTATTGTAATTGTTGTATTGTATTTATTATTAAAAGCAAAATCTAGAAACCAAGCTTTAGAAAAAACAAAAGTAGATTTACAAAACAAAGAACTTTCTCTTAGAAAACAAACTTTAGAATTAGAATTAGAATCTAGAAGCAAAGAACTAACTACTAATGTAATGTACTTAATTAAAAATAACGAATTAATTGGTGAGATTTCTAAAAGATTAATTGATCTTAAAAAGCTGATGAAAAGAGAAAATCAACAGCAGATTCAAAAGATTATTATGGATTTACAAACAGCAAAAGACAATGATGTTTGGGATGAATTTGAAGTTAGATTTAATCAAGTTTATAATGATTTTTACGAAAGATTAAATCAAAAGTTTCCAAACTTAACCATAAACGAAAAGAAGATTTGTGCGTTTTTGAAGTTAAATATGACTTCTAAAGAAATTTGTACCCTAACTCGTCAATCACCAAATAGTTTAAATGTGGCAAGAACCCGTTTAAGAAAAAAGTTAGGCCTTAATAATACTTCAGAAAATTTAGTCTCATTTTTAGAAAACATCTAGAAAAAGTGTGTTTTTCTCTTCTAATACACTTCAATTTAAGATGGCATAACAAGTATCTTAACTTATTAAACAACAATCATTTATCAACATTTGTATTACAAATGTAATACCTATTTTATGTTTGTACATTCGATGTAACCTTCTTCTTTCTTTATCAACACTTTTTTTGAATTTACTTAGCAAAAAATCCGCTTGGTAAGCTATATCAAACTGTAATTTATAGTATGAAAAAAACCAAAGAAAAAAGTGAATACAAAGATACAGAAGAGAAAATGTTAAACGAATTTTTAATAAATCGTGAAAACCAAACTTCTGCTTTAAAGAAAATTTTAGAAAAAATCAATCCTCAAAAACAATAATTAATCTTTAGAAGTATGAAAAACAAGTACTCAAAATACGTAAAACTAAGTCTCTTTTTGACTTTACTTTTCGTATCGGCTCTAACATTTGGGCAAAAATCAACCTATTATAATAAAAAAGGAGAAAGGCAAGGTATTATTAGAG belongs to Polaribacter dokdonensis and includes:
- a CDS encoding tetratricopeptide repeat protein, producing the protein MIFLKALFSNLKINTTNFSHHIQIVGVLLSFFFYNCGYSQNIDSLQTVYSQTSIDEERNAVLMQIGAFYANKNLDSSTIYYSKVLEFATTSKNDSLVAAVNLNIANNFLKKGQLDISMSYQLKALKIHETTNNVVGIVRTLNNISLIYFQQSKFDKALFNYTKILDLIDKNPTKITTENKSKYKGIIYNNIGIIYDNQSKFNEALEYFTKGLTYSNEANDNQNLASLYSNTGLLYSKMEEYSLSEVYLKQALRIRIEENNTYGKCKSYLHLGTLYHNLNKSDLSKTNLLLGLKECEKAKSTIAEARILFELSSLSAANEKFKEAYQYQSNYLILNDSLTNSETARKITELEMKFNFDKEKEKAKIQQQKKQHMFLIVGIILVLVIIVIVVLYLLLKAKSRNQALEKTKVDLQNKELSLRKQTLELELESRSKELTTNVMYLIKNNELIGEISKRLIDLKKLMKRENQQQIQKIIMDLQTAKDNDVWDEFEVRFNQVYNDFYERLNQKFPNLTINEKKICAFLKLNMTSKEICTLTRQSPNSLNVARTRLRKKLGLNNTSENLVSFLENI